A section of the Leminorella richardii genome encodes:
- a CDS encoding DUF1266 domain-containing protein: MDQLHQHWLFALSAPMAAMNLDYGATYTAPNLYPNSKKVDLTDSWDIDSKSALIDTVTRMVDDGHAENLSSPYYLWHRLTPSRWKEYCLHQEAARRPLLEFIASTAMVCGDGGIRAWDLSRMGFLCRIGVLNGWLTEEESLWFQSRIARRARHYYANWQTYASGFIIGRSYWLSLREEDPTLKPCALNNQGLQASNVNVCNRLLGGEDSPYQRLPWDIDMEQIDMEKPDSLAEVDWQ; this comes from the coding sequence ATGGACCAACTACACCAACACTGGCTGTTTGCCCTTTCGGCACCGATGGCGGCGATGAATCTGGACTACGGCGCTACCTATACTGCCCCTAACTTATATCCTAACAGTAAAAAAGTAGATCTTACGGACAGCTGGGATATTGACTCCAAATCCGCCCTTATCGATACCGTTACCCGCATGGTTGACGACGGTCATGCCGAGAATCTGTCTTCCCCCTACTACCTGTGGCACCGCCTAACGCCCAGTCGCTGGAAAGAATACTGTCTCCATCAGGAAGCTGCGCGTCGACCTCTGCTGGAATTTATTGCCAGCACCGCCATGGTGTGTGGCGACGGAGGTATCCGCGCTTGGGATCTTAGCCGAATGGGCTTTTTATGCCGCATTGGTGTCCTTAACGGCTGGCTGACCGAAGAGGAAAGCCTGTGGTTTCAAAGCCGCATTGCCCGTCGCGCGCGCCACTACTACGCAAACTGGCAGACCTACGCGTCAGGCTTTATCATCGGTCGCTCTTACTGGCTGTCGCTGAGAGAAGAAGACCCTACGCTTAAGCCCTGTGCTCTCAACAATCAAGGGCTACAGGCCAGCAATGTGAACGTATGCAATCGGCTTCTGGGCGGAGAAGACAGCCCCTATCAGCGTCTTCCCTGGGATATTGATATGGAACAGATAGACATGGAAAAGCCTGATTCTCTGGCGGAGGTCGATTGGCAATGA